TTATGTTTCTTGGGGTACTTATTCCATAAATATGAAAAATATTTTTATTTTTTAATTCCACAGAATATTATCGAATGTACTTTTTAAGTAATTTAAATAATATACAAATAATCTTTGTTAGTATTATCATAGATAAAACTTCGATGATAAAAATTAAACTAAAAATAAATATTTTATTATATATTTAATAAGCTTTTTCAAAATTTTTTTAGTAATTCATTTAANNNNNNNNNNAGGTGCGCAGAGCAAATCTTGGCGATTTGTCATTTGATCCAATTCTACACCGTGGATACAAAGAAATTCAGGAGCTTGAGCCGGATTTAGTGAAGATTCAGAATGATATCAGCTGGGCAGACCACATAGTAATAATTTATCCCAACTGGTGGAATACGATGCCGGCAATTTTGAAGGGTATGTTTGACCGTACTTTTTTGCCAAATTTTGCCTTTAGTATTGATGGAAAGAGCAAGAGTGCACGTCCGCTACTTAAAGGTAAGAGCGCGCGTGTCATTATTTCGTCGGGGACATATTACCCATTTGTGATACGAATACGGTTTGGAGATTACACTAATGAAATTTCAAAAGGGATTTTAGGCTTTTGTGGCATTGCGCCAGTTCGAATTACAAGTTTTGGTCCAACCGAATATGTAACAGAGCAAAAAAAAGACCAATGGAAACAAAAGATACACAACCTCGGTAAAGAGGGGATATAAAAGAGGTAAATTAGTTTTGGGGTTATATAAAAAAACAAACTCCCCGAAATATCTCGGGGAGTAATAGTAGTCGAAACTACTTAGAGAAAGTTACATTGGCCCTGCTAT
The window above is part of the Patescibacteria group bacterium genome. Proteins encoded here:
- a CDS encoding NAD(P)H-dependent oxidoreductase: VRRANLGDLSFDPILHRGYKEIQELEPDLVKIQNDISWADHIVIIYPNWWNTMPAILKGMFDRTFLPNFAFSIDGKSKSARPLLKGKSARVIISSGTYYPFVIRIRFGDYTNEISKGILGFCGIAPVRITSFGPTEYVTEQKKDQWKQKIHNLGKEGI